One window of Nicotiana tomentosiformis chromosome 11, ASM39032v3, whole genome shotgun sequence genomic DNA carries:
- the LOC104103941 gene encoding putative Myb family transcription factor At1g14600 isoform X1 — MGNCERNNGEVRQYTRSKVPRLRWTPHLHQCFLLAIQKLGGHDKATPKLLLQMMDVRGLTISHVKSHLQMYRSMKSDINWQGERSKNQHAGKLQSLEDDHSHHQQQEVCVKQEKVLTYNSCCSPAIKRSESPFLYNIPFLPTKRWQQICDTQREAVVPVSLHVFQSSNLLTNAVQESENFKLYMQEDENWKSSKKRKFERLRKIKNGEEEEEDSCRLSLSLSLQHPCAQRSSTSASTNEAISDCNHWNSSSEKHSLNLDLSIALS, encoded by the exons atgggaaACTGTGAAAGGAATAATGGTGAAGTGAGGCAATATACGAGATCAAAAGTTCCTCGTTTGAGATGGACACCTCATCTTCATCAATGTTTTCTTCTTGCTATTCAAAAACTTGGAGGCCATGACA AAGCTACACCTAAGCTTCTTCTTCAGATGATGGATGTGAGAGGACTTACAATATCTCATGTCAAAAGTCATCTCCAG ATGTACAGAAGCATGAAGAGTGATATCAACTGGCAAG GAGAAAGAAGCAAAAATCAACATGCAGGAAAATTACAGTCCCTAGAAGATGATCAttctcatcatcaacaacaagaagTATGTGTTAAACAAGAAAAAGTTTTGACATATAATTCATGTTGTAGCCCCGCCATTAAAAGATCAGAATCTCCATTCCTTTACAATATTCCTTTTCTGCCCACTAAAAG ATGGCAACAGATTTGTGATACACAAAGAGAAGCAGTAGTTCCCGTGTCACTCCATGTTTTTCAGAGTTCTAATCTTCTTACCAATGCTGTTCAAGAATCTGAAAATTTTAAG TTGTACATGCAAGAGGACGAGAACTGGAAATCATCAAAGAAGCGTAAATTTGAGAGGTTGAGAAAGATAAAgaatggagaagaagaagaagaagatagttgTAGATTGTCATTGTCTCTCTCATTGCAACATCCTTGTGCTCAAAGAAGCAGTACTTCAGCTTCTACAAATGAGGCAATCTCAGACTGTAACCACTGGAATTCTTCCTCAGAAAAGCATAGTCTCAATCTTGACCTATCTATTGCCTTGTCGTGA
- the LOC104103941 gene encoding putative Myb family transcription factor At1g14600 isoform X2 translates to MGNCERNNGEVRQYTRSKVPRLRWTPHLHQCFLLAIQKLGGHDKATPKLLLQMMDVRGLTISHVKSHLQMYRSMKSDINWQERSKNQHAGKLQSLEDDHSHHQQQEVCVKQEKVLTYNSCCSPAIKRSESPFLYNIPFLPTKRWQQICDTQREAVVPVSLHVFQSSNLLTNAVQESENFKLYMQEDENWKSSKKRKFERLRKIKNGEEEEEDSCRLSLSLSLQHPCAQRSSTSASTNEAISDCNHWNSSSEKHSLNLDLSIALS, encoded by the exons atgggaaACTGTGAAAGGAATAATGGTGAAGTGAGGCAATATACGAGATCAAAAGTTCCTCGTTTGAGATGGACACCTCATCTTCATCAATGTTTTCTTCTTGCTATTCAAAAACTTGGAGGCCATGACA AAGCTACACCTAAGCTTCTTCTTCAGATGATGGATGTGAGAGGACTTACAATATCTCATGTCAAAAGTCATCTCCAG ATGTACAGAAGCATGAAGAGTGATATCAACTGGCAAG AAAGAAGCAAAAATCAACATGCAGGAAAATTACAGTCCCTAGAAGATGATCAttctcatcatcaacaacaagaagTATGTGTTAAACAAGAAAAAGTTTTGACATATAATTCATGTTGTAGCCCCGCCATTAAAAGATCAGAATCTCCATTCCTTTACAATATTCCTTTTCTGCCCACTAAAAG ATGGCAACAGATTTGTGATACACAAAGAGAAGCAGTAGTTCCCGTGTCACTCCATGTTTTTCAGAGTTCTAATCTTCTTACCAATGCTGTTCAAGAATCTGAAAATTTTAAG TTGTACATGCAAGAGGACGAGAACTGGAAATCATCAAAGAAGCGTAAATTTGAGAGGTTGAGAAAGATAAAgaatggagaagaagaagaagaagatagttgTAGATTGTCATTGTCTCTCTCATTGCAACATCCTTGTGCTCAAAGAAGCAGTACTTCAGCTTCTACAAATGAGGCAATCTCAGACTGTAACCACTGGAATTCTTCCTCAGAAAAGCATAGTCTCAATCTTGACCTATCTATTGCCTTGTCGTGA